The Vicugna pacos chromosome 28, VicPac4, whole genome shotgun sequence genome includes the window tTTTGATATATTTTTGCCCGTATTACATCTTCAATTAACCCACTTTAAGTTCATAAAAATTCAATCTGCATTATACGTGATTTGGTGTACAgatttgctatttttaaatattttttaagaattacACAAGCATGCACAATTAAGTGAATAAATTTAGGTAACCAAACTTAACTTTGGTAAGAAAGTGGAATAACACGTTAGTGTCGTAGTGGCCCATTTTACCTGATGGATTTGCACGGCTCCTGCACAAAAGCAAGTGCTATCTGGTTTTAAACAACGAATGCCCTGCTCGCAGGAGTCAGCACACGTGCATGTGGATAGTCACACATGTGGAGAAGAAATGGAGTCAACTCTCTGACaacatttgttttctgttcttaGTTATTctccaaagaattttttttgtctAATAGCAGCAGAAGTGAATGCCAAGAAGGAGGCTTAAATCAAACCATGATCTGCCCCAGGTGATGTGGTTACACTGCTATCAAACCTTTGTTACCCACATGGACTCTACCATGTGCAGCAAAAGGGGGGCCCATGTTACCTGCTCCCTAAAGAACTAGGTTCTTGAAAGCACTTAAATAAGATGGAAGCACTCTGGCGTCCGGATAGATTCTGGGACCCTCTTATTAGAGAAAAATCACAAGTAAAAAGTTAACTCAAACAGCAACCAAAAACTTAGGTCAACTCATTCCGTGCTGGGATCAcggaaacaaaattttttaaaatgctgtgttTTTACATCTCTCAGGAAAATATTGGTGGCAACAGTTTGATTAGTGATGTATCTGAATATGCCGTCCAACAACTAGAAACAGCAATCCAGCTAGCAGAGAAAAGAATATCCCCGCGGGGGCCAGAAAAAACGACCAGCCATACAGCACAGAAGGGGTGAAATCCGAGCAGtccttcattttcatgtttttgtaGCTTTCCATGTCGGCCACTGCCTGGACCCAGATGACATACAGCATCACCACCAGGGAGAACAGGATGCCTGAGGAGGACAAAACACAAGACCTTTAGCCTTTCTGAAGACGTGTGGCCAAGAATGCTAGATCAGACCAACCGCATGCTTGAGGATACGGCTCTCAAAGCACAGTCCTAGCTAAATCACCTGCTGTGTGTGAGTCCTTTTATCATGTCGCTATTGTGTAACTTCCAGAGCACTGAGATGAGGACGATAGCTGCAGAAGGACAGTGGTGGCAGCCGACAGGCATTTATCGGgcact containing:
- the TMEM182 gene encoding transmembrane protein 182 isoform X4, producing MRGQHNSTSYDSAVIYRGFWAVLMLLGVVAVVTASFLIICAAPFASHFLYKAGGGSYIAAGILFSLVVMLYVIWVQAVADMESYKNMKMKDCSDFTPSVLYGWSFFLAPAGIFFSLLAGLLFLVVGRHIQIHH